In Deefgea piscis, the genomic window TGCAAGTCAATCGAATTACTCGAGAGTTTGCGATAATTCCCTGCGCGTATCGTGCTGCTACCACTTAGAGTCTGAGTGGTTAGAATTTCTTGTTTTTGCAAATTAGATTCGGTGATCGTTGAAAATGAATCTTCCATTTTATCGAGTACGCCATAAAATGTTTGCTGACTGGTATCCGATCGATCGCTATCGGTTAATAATTTACCGGTGCCAAACATCACCAAGTTGCCAATTGGTTCGCCACTGGTAGAATTCAGTGCCATCACTGCCGGGCGCATAACAATCGGTTTAGTGGTACCAGCATCATAAATTGGCGTGCTGATGACTTTAAAATTACTCGGGCTGGAATCGGTTAAATCAAAGCGCCATAATTTGCCATTGATATCACCAGCATAAACATAATCTAATACCCCATCTTGCCCAGCATCCACGCCAGCAGGCGACGACAAGCCAGCCCCGCCGGGAACATCAATTTGTTTTAATAATGCGCCGGTATCGGCATTCACAATATATAAAGACGAGGTATTCGCCAGTTGTGGTGACGCCCCTTTAACCCATTTATTTTCATAGCCATTGCTTAAAATGACAGCTGGCACGACTGTGCTATCTGAAGTTCTAACATTGTAAATAATGGGTGTCCCTAGGGCATAACCCATAGTATTGGTGCTGACATCAGTCCATTCCCATTTGATACTGCCCTTACTGCCCAAGGTCGATTCTGATGTGGTATCAACGGCAAAGAATCCTTTACCACCTTGCCCTAAGCCGCCGACAAGGATGGTTTTCCAATTATCGCCAATCTTCACATCGGCCTGCCGCAGACTACCATTCACATGATATTCATGTGGCGTACCACCACTTTGGCCATAATCGGTGGCCGTTAATGCTTTTAAATTGCCATAAACCGGCGACGGAATATACGCCATCAATTCCGACATCGTAGCGACGCTAAATGCGTGCAACATGCCGTCATTGGCGCCAATAAAAACCATGTTTCGATTGGCATTGTTCGTTTGAAATGCGCTATAGCTGCTATCGGTGGTCGTACCCGCGGGTTTAGAAATCACCACGGGTTGGCTATCGATAATATCGCCGAGTAGGCCATTACTTCGAGTGCGATACCCAGTAAGACCTTCTATGCCGCGAATAAATTTAACTACATTAGTTCCATTCTCGGTGACCGTATTGTCAATTACCGTTTGTAGTGCATTTAATTGCGTGGTCGTCATTAATCCTAAACCCGCCACATTAAAATCAAAGCTGGTAGTAACGCCTGATGCGACTTTGGATGAATAGATTTTACGACTGGCTTCTGATGGAATAATGGCTTTAGCGGGTGAGCACTGTGAAGTGGCGGGATTAAAATTACCTGTAGCGTCGAGATTAAAACAACGCAATTCACCATACCAACCATTGGGATTAAATACCGGCTGAAATACTTTATTTCCCGAAGTTAAAACATCAGCCTGCGTTGCCACACCACCAGCATTCGAAATAGAAGCCACAATATCATTGACCGCACTGGTTAAGGCGGCAGTTAATTCAGCTTTATTATTGGCGTTATAGTATTTGCCGCCGCCGACACTGGCAGCCGCAGGCAACACATTATTGAGCACCGCAAAACCGACAGTATAGGTTTGCATATTTTGTTTTTTGAATTTTTCATCATCAAAGGATTTGCCGTCTAAATCATTTAATGGCGCGGCGGTGGTCGATACGCGCATATCTAAATCATTGGCATACTTGGCCACATCACGTAATGCTCTAGGCCGGTTGCTAGTATCACCAAATGAAGGATTGGTATTGGTTGCGCCTTCTAAAGTTGCCGGGCAATCCGTTCCCGAAGCAGCAGTGCAAACATTGAATGTTTTTGCTACCGCAACATTAGATGAATTAATTGAGGTGTAATTAATCGTTGGAAATTTTTCATCATTACTGGCATCGCCATCGGTGATGACAATGGTAAAGTTTTTTTGGCAGCGATATTGAATCGGGCTGGTGTAATTGCCCAATCCATTGAGCGATGCTTTGCCTTGATAATATTGCGTTATTTCTAATAATGCCTCACCCAGCGGTGTTGCCGTTCGGCCAACTAAAGAATCAATCCCGGCCGTTACCGTGTCGATGCTGCTGCCAATATTGGTCACAATTTTGGCGCCCTCACCACGCTCACTGCCACCAATCCCCTTGGGATCATTCACTCGGAACGAGGCCACCCCCCAGCGTAGCGTCGGATTATTATTCACCAAGGTTTTCGCCACGTCTTTGGCAATTATCATTTTGGTATTGGCGTCGGCATCGATCACGGTACGATACGAGTCGGTATTGTTAACAATACAGCCGGTCCAAATTTCACCATCCGAATCACATTTAGCGGTTTTCGGGATCCATGCATTATTTTGATCTTGCACCATACTGCCGGAGTTATCGATCATCAGCATGACGTTGGGGGTTACCGAGGTGGATAATGTCGGCGGTAAAGCTGGATAATATCCGCCGGCAACAGCCAAATCTTGAAGCGCTAATGCCAATGTTAGCCAAATATAAATCGGCTTTACTTTGAATGAATTATTCATTGCACACCTCAAGCTTTGCTTTTTACGCCATTAAAAAATTACACATCCACCCAGTAAATATAGTAAAAATAAACAAATAACTTATTAATCTACCCAAGTAAACTTACTTGCACATTCATTCAATAAAGCTATTTGCCCAATATAAGCGCTGTGCCTCACTTTTACTGTATCGCCTGATAGTTGGTTATTTTTGCTAGTTCAATGGCAACTGGCGGTATTTGACTGTAGGTTTATGGCGAATTTTTGATAGATCCCAAGATCGATAAGGCGGCTTTGTTTATCATGGTTAACATGAAACCAAGCCAATCTCTCGCGTCCGTTCTCACCATTGCTTTACAAGCTGGTTTGCTCGCGCATCAATCGGGGGCGGGAACGCACCGCACTTCTTTAATTATTCAGCGCACGGCAAAAGCGCTTGGCGCTGCGCGGGTTGAAGTCATTATTTCTTCAACCAATATTGGTGCCACCATCGAATGGGGTAGTGAGCGAGAAACTGGCTTTCGCAAAGCACCGCATATGGGAGCCAATTTTGCTTTACTCACCACGCTGAATCAGTGGCTCTGTGCCGTTGAGCAAGGCGAGGCCAATCCCGAGTTGGCGCAGCAAGCGCTAGATGAAATGGCGCAAAAGCCAGTTCACTATCCGCGTTGGCTGATCATTATCTTGGTTGGTCTATCTTGCGGCAGCTTTGCGGCCTTATTTGGCGGTGATAGCGCGGCCATCATGATCACCACATTCGGCGCAACGCTGGGCATGATGGTGCGTTTTTACTGTGTTCTGCGTCATTTCAAACCATCGGTGTTTGCCACTGCCGCCAGCTTTGTCGCCCTGCTCACTACTGGCTTACTCAGCCATTGGACGCAAACGCCTGAGGCAGCTTTAGCCGCCTCAGTCTTGTTTTTAATTCCTGGCGTACCACTCATTAATGGCGCATCCGATTTACTCAATGCCAATTATCTAAACGGTATGGTGCGCTTTGCCATGAGTGGCGTGATTGTGCTGGGGATTGCCATTGGGGTTAGCTTGGCATTGCGGATCTTGGGGATATAAAGATGCACACTTGGCTTCTAGAATTATGGGCGGCGCCGGCGGCTTTGGGCTTTGCGCTGTTATTTAATGTACCGCCACGTGCTTTATGGCTGTGCGCTGGCTTGGCAGTTTTGGGGCATGCGGCAAGAAAATGGGTAGTGTTATTACAAGGTGATATCGTTTTTGCTACCTTAGCCGCAGCGATCTTAATCGGCTTAATTGCCGAATGGTGGTCGACTCGGCGTAATGAACCGGCCATTATCTATGCCATCAGCGCCGCAATTCCAATGGTGCCCGGCACGTATATGTATAAATCAGTGCAAGCTTTATTGGGCATTGCCAGCCTACCTGCGACGGAAACCGGTCAAGCATTGCTCATTACTGCAGGTGTGAGTGGGGTAAAAGCTGTGATGATTGTCTTAGCGCTGGCATTTGGCATTGCTGCGCCACTTTTATTGTGGCCAAAAAGGAATTCAACATGAAATACGCCATGGTGTTATGCGCTTGTTTAGTCAGCCCAATGGTGGCTGCCAGTTTGCGTTGCAATCAAGCATTAATCGACGTTGGCGACTCAATGCGCCGAGTTGAACAATATTGTGGCGAACCCACAGAAGCGCAGCAATACACCATGCCGTTAACGTATATCGATTCTCGTGGCTATCGCCGCAATGGTGGCGAGCAGGTCTATACCGAATGGATTTACAATTTTGGCCCCAATCGCTTTATGGCCAAAGTCCGCTTTATTGCGGGGGATGTAACGCAAATTCATGAATTGGGTTATGGCTACTAATGCCATGGGTATCTAAATACAGGCAATGAATTTAATACTATTGGTCGATATACCCATAAAAAAAGCCATTCAACAATGAATGGCTTTTTTCTTATTCGCTGCAATTAGCGATTGGCATTCGTCCATTGCGCGCAAAACTGGCGCAAAATACCGATGCTGTATTGCGCCGCGACTTCGTCAATAAACAATTTAAAATCCAGCGGTGCGCTGTCATTAGCTTCGTCAGAAATCGTTCGCATAATCGCAAATGGGATTTGGTAATCATCACAAACCTGAGCAATCGCTGCGCCTTCCATTTCAACCGCTAATAAATCCGGCAGTTCCAGCTTTAAGCCAGCCAACACTTGCATATCATTAATAAATTGATCACCACTACCAATCAAACCATTCACAATATTGACGCGATTTAAAGCAAATTGCTGCTGCGATTCACTGCTAATTTTTTCAGCAAATTCATTGGCTAAAAAATGCTCAGCGGCACTGCGCAATTGCGTACTCAAATCAGAGCAGCTATCAAAACGGCTTTTGCCAGTACGTGGAATTTCAAACTTCGGTAGCATGGGCGATACATTCATATCATGCTGAATCAGCTGATCGGCGATCACAATATCACCAACGCTTAAACCATGATCCGCCGCGCCAGCAACGCCGCTCAACACAATGTGCGACACGCCAAATTGCTGAATCAAGCTAGTTACGGTACTGGATGCCGCCACTTTACCAATCCCAGATAAGACGCAAACACAAGGCACGCCCCATAAAGTACCGGTGATGTATTCACGATTACCCACGGTTTGCGTGTGTGCATCTTGCAAATACTGAGTAAGACCTTGCTGCTCTTCGACCATGGCAAAAACCAAACCAAGGCGATGTTTAATTGAATTTGACATAAAAACCAATAAAAAGAATGGCCATCATCGGCCGAAAAAAATTTAAGCTGCGTAGCGCGTTGGATCCGCCATATTTGCTGCCGCAAAACCAGCGGCGCGCAAACGACAAGCATCACACACCCCACACGCCTCGCCTTGATCATTGGCCTGATAGCAAGTCACCGTCAAACTGTAATCAACGCCCAATTTCTGACCTTCAGTAACGATTTCGGCTTTTGACCAACGAATCAGCGGCGTATGAATATTTAGCGAAGAGCCTTCAACGCCCACTTTAGTCGCCAAACGTGCCATCGCTTGAAAGGCTGAAATATACTCTGGGCGGCAATCGGGGTAACCCGAATAATCCACCGCATTCACACCAATAAAAATATCATCCGCTTTTAGCACTTCTGACCAGGCCAAGGCAAACGACAATAACACGGTATTGCGTGCCGGCACGTAAGTCACTGGAATTTCGTTTTCGACTTCAATCCCATCGACTGGCATCGCAATATTAGCGTCAGTCAGCGCCGAACCGCCAAAGCCCGCCAAATCAATCTTAATTACCCGATGCTCAATCGCGCCTAAAGCTTTTGCCACCCGCGCTGCTGCTTGCAATTCAGCATTATGCCGTTGGCCATAATCAAACGACAATGCATAGCAATCAAAGCCCTTGGCTTTGGCAATCGCCAAACACGTTGCAGAATCCAAACCACCCGACAATAAAATAACTGCTTTTTTCTTCATCATTTTGACTTCTCTTTTTGACTCGTTTGCGCACTTGCCGCTTGGCTTAATCCGGCAAGCACTTGTTCCGCGAGATCATGATATAAATTCGTTTTATAAATTCGGGCCACGCTCGAAGCGATCATCGCCGAGATCATGATGGAAATCACCATATCGTGGCCATCGGTCATTTCCATCAAAATAATCGCCGACGTTAGTGGCGCTCGAGTAATCGCAGCCAATGCCGCCACCATGCCCAAGGCAATCAACTTAATTTTGAGCTCAGGATCAAAAAATGGCACAAACCAACTGCCAATCCCCGCGCCCAAACTCAATGATGGCGCAAAAATCCCACCCGGTAATCCAGTTAAAAACGTGCCTAATTGCCCAATGAATTTAAGCGGCAAAAAGTACCACGCCAACTCGGTATGCCCCGCAATCACTTCGCTGGTGATTTCAGCACCGCTGCCATAAATCGGCGCGATCAAACCACACAGCCCAATTAAAAATCCGCAGGCAGCAATAAAATAATACGGGTGGTATTGCCGGTAATCCTTAATCTTGGGTGGCATCCAAGTCGATACATTCACACAAAGCCAAGAAAAAGCCCCGCCAATTAAGCCGGCCAATACCGCAATCAACACCAACGGTAACAAAATAGAATAACTAAACGGCGGCACATGAATTTTGCCAAAATAAACGTAATCACCCTGCAAAGCCAAGGAGACCAAGCCCGCCAAAATCACCGCGCCGAGCAATTTGCCCGAAGTTTTTTCTTCCACCGAGCGCGCCAGCTCTTCAAAAGCAAACACAATCCCCGCCAACGGGGTATTAAACGCTGCTGCAATCCCCGCTGCGCCCCCCGCCAAAATTAATTGCCGGCGAAAAACCGGATCATCAATCGGTAGCAGCTTGCGGCAAGCAAACATAATACTCGCGCCGATTTGCACCGTTGGCCCTTCGCGGCCCAACACAAAACCACTACCGAGTCCCAACACAATGCCGATGAATTTAGCGACGGCAATTCGCAATGACAATAAACGCTCGATCTGCCCTACATCATGATTGAGCTGCAAAGCGGCTTGCGCCTGCGGAATCCCGCTGCCCTGAGCGCCAGAGCCAATGTGCTCCATAATCCAGCGAATCGCCATCCCGCCTAATGGCAAAGACAGCAACGGCCACCACCACCATTTTTGCTGCATCGCGCTAAAGCCAGCGAACGCCCAATCGGCCGCGCTCGCCAGCAAAAAAGCCACCAGCCCAACGATTGCCGCGCCTAACCACAAAGCAATGGTGGTTCGACTGCGACTGGGCAAATGATACAGCTTGACCAATAAACGCTTAAAGACCATCGGATATCCTAGGTATATTCAGCTGAACTACGATTGTGTTGGCTTGCTAGCCTATACCCCTGGTTTGTCGCCCCAGAGGATTTTATGCAATTGCACTTGAACTCGCACCGGCAAGCGATCATCAATCACCCATTGCGCCAAATCGGCGGGTTTGAGGCTTTCCCAAACCGGAGAGAAAATCACCGGCGCACGTAGATCGAGTTGTTCGGCACGCACTTTATCGCGCGCCCATTCATAATCGGCGCGATCGACCAAAACAAATTTGATTTCATCGTTTTGATTCACTGCATCGACATTGGGCCAATGCATATTGTGCATCTCGCCAGAACCCGGCGTTTTGATATCCAACACCCGTGACACGCGTGAATCCACCGTATCAATCGGCTGACCGCCGCCGGTTTCAACGCTCACGTCAAAACCTTCATCGCATAGTTGTTGAAATAAAAGATGCACCGCTTTTTGTGCCAAAGGCTCGCCGCCAGTGACACATATCGTTTTACAGCCAAAATCGCGGATTTGCTGCATGACGACGTCGATTTCTACTGTTTTACCGCCGGTAAACGCATAGGCGCTATCGCAATAACCGCAACGCATTGGGCAGCCGGTTAGGCGAACAAACACCGTCGGTAAACCCATACGGCGAGTTTCGCCTTGCAGCGAATGGAATATTTCAGTGATTCTAAGGGTCGTACGCATTACCAATCTCCTAGCCGGAATACAGTCCGGGGGAATAAAAAACGGCATCGATGATCGATGCCGAGGTGCTATTTTATACCGAAATCATTTTTACAGCAGGTAACAATTCCCCAAGCGCATAAAGGCTTAATTGGGTGCCATCAATGCTTTCTTGGCGCGCACTGCCGCATCTGATTGTGGATATTGCTCAATAATCGTAATCAGATAATTGCGCGAGGTTTTTTTGTCGCCCATCGCCGCCGCTACGGATGCCAAACCTAGCAAAGCATCCGCCGCTTTCGGGTCAGTTGGCGCGTTTTCTATCACGTTTTTAAACGCAGTAGTCGCAGATTTATAATCTTTACTCATCGCATAACTCGTGCCCAGCCAATATTGCGCTGCGGGCAGTTTGTCGCTTTGAGGAAATTCAGTCGCAAATTTATTTAACGCCGCGCTCGCGTCTTTAAATTTTTTGGCTTGCACCAAGGCCACTGCGGCATCAAAACTGCCTTGCTCATTAGCTTGTTGGCCGGCTTTAATCTCGGCTTTACCTTGTTCAATCGCGCGTAAACGATTATCCAAATCGATATACAAATCTTTTTGGCGCTGAATTGCTTCATTTAAATTAAATTGCAGCACTTCATTTTGGCCATTGAGTTTGGCCAATTCATCTTTTTGCAGCTCAATTTGGCGCACCAAATTGAGAATTTGTTTATTACCGGCTTCCAGCTGATCAATTCGCATTTGATTTTGCTGCTGCAAAGTTTGCACTTTATTGGTCAAATCGAGTACTTGCTGGCGAGCTACATTGTCATCAAATAAACCGGCCTGAGAATGCGCGCTCCAAGCCAATAATGCCAAAGCAATCAGACTTTTTTTGAAGTGGGTCATAAGTTAATCCGTATTCTTATAAAAAGCACAAACCCCGACCGGCGGGGCTTGTGCGGATGACGCTAGCGGAATAAATCGCCAACTCGCAGTCAATTATTGGCTTTGTTCACCAGCGTAAACGATGTCGGCACGGCGATTACGTTCCCATGCTTCATCAGTATCACCGTTTTCTAGCGGACGCTCTTCACCAAAGCTCACAGCTTCGATTTGGCCAGCTGGCACGCCCAAAGCTTTAAGCATTGAGTTCACTGCTTCAGCGCGCTTTTGACCTAAAGCCAAATTGTATTCAGCGGTACCGCGGTTATCGGTATTGCCTTGCAAGATGATTTTAACGTCTTTGTGGTTCAACAAAAACTTAGCGTGCGCTTGCACCATTTCATTAAAGTCTGGACGAACCACATACGAATCGTAATCAAAATAAACCCGACGTTGTGACAACACATTGTTTGGATCGGTCAATTCTGGGTACATCGACTTACCGCTGGTTTTGCTGGTATCGATCGTTTTGATTTCGCTGCTATTTGCGTCTTTGCCTGCATTACCCGCAGCAGGATCAACAATCGCTGCCGGTGGTGTGGTTGAACAAGCGCCTAACAATGCGGCCATCATGATACTGAGAGCGATTTTTTTCATTTACTTATTTCTCCATTAAAAAAATTGTGCAAGGTGCTGATGCCGCTGTTTCATGGCTAAGCAGCCAGGCCAAAAATACAGTCAAGGGCTCTACAAACTGCTTGTAAACCCCTTAACTGAACGATTTTGGCGCAATTACCGCAGCATCGGCCCCCAAGCTGGCTGGCGAACCTCACCGTTAGGCGACTTCAAGCGTTGCTTCACTTTGCCATCGCTAGAAACAATCGCCAATGTGCCACGGCGACCAATATCAGTTTCGTACAAAATCATCGCACTATTGGGTGCAAACGACGG contains:
- a CDS encoding pilus assembly protein codes for the protein MNNSFKVKPIYIWLTLALALQDLAVAGGYYPALPPTLSTSVTPNVMLMIDNSGSMVQDQNNAWIPKTAKCDSDGEIWTGCIVNNTDSYRTVIDADANTKMIIAKDVAKTLVNNNPTLRWGVASFRVNDPKGIGGSERGEGAKIVTNIGSSIDTVTAGIDSLVGRTATPLGEALLEITQYYQGKASLNGLGNYTSPIQYRCQKNFTIVITDGDASNDEKFPTINYTSINSSNVAVAKTFNVCTAASGTDCPATLEGATNTNPSFGDTSNRPRALRDVAKYANDLDMRVSTTAAPLNDLDGKSFDDEKFKKQNMQTYTVGFAVLNNVLPAAASVGGGKYYNANNKAELTAALTSAVNDIVASISNAGGVATQADVLTSGNKVFQPVFNPNGWYGELRCFNLDATGNFNPATSQCSPAKAIIPSEASRKIYSSKVASGVTTSFDFNVAGLGLMTTTQLNALQTVIDNTVTENGTNVVKFIRGIEGLTGYRTRSNGLLGDIIDSQPVVISKPAGTTTDSSYSAFQTNNANRNMVFIGANDGMLHAFSVATMSELMAYIPSPVYGNLKALTATDYGQSGGTPHEYHVNGSLRQADVKIGDNWKTILVGGLGQGGKGFFAVDTTSESTLGSKGSIKWEWTDVSTNTMGYALGTPIIYNVRTSDSTVVPAVILSNGYENKWVKGASPQLANTSSLYIVNADTGALLKQIDVPGGAGLSSPAGVDAGQDGVLDYVYAGDINGKLWRFDLTDSSPSNFKVISTPIYDAGTTKPIVMRPAVMALNSTSGEPIGNLVMFGTGKLLTDSDRSDTSQQTFYGVLDKMEDSFSTITESNLQKQEILTTQTLSGSSTIRAGNYRKLSSNSIDLQSTSNTKLGWFINLPVSSERLVTSPMIFEDKLLFGTGIPLATEKCLPGGKGWIMGVNPLTGSVTKNINKKTPQTYSFIDINFDNKSTAGDKISFSGGAEYMSGYEKDGIPTELTYVSTESKLVTPADKSNTSGTPGNIIAQREANSMAVYTGNPKLVIGTKVPAIKIFKPIPRPASTGKGSLYTGTIGNDTVEKTGLLTKATGVKVETTLWREIK
- a CDS encoding threonine/serine exporter family protein — encoded protein: MKPSQSLASVLTIALQAGLLAHQSGAGTHRTSLIIQRTAKALGAARVEVIISSTNIGATIEWGSERETGFRKAPHMGANFALLTTLNQWLCAVEQGEANPELAQQALDEMAQKPVHYPRWLIIILVGLSCGSFAALFGGDSAAIMITTFGATLGMMVRFYCVLRHFKPSVFATAASFVALLTTGLLSHWTQTPEAALAASVLFLIPGVPLINGASDLLNANYLNGMVRFAMSGVIVLGIAIGVSLALRILGI
- a CDS encoding threonine/serine exporter family protein, whose product is MHTWLLELWAAPAALGFALLFNVPPRALWLCAGLAVLGHAARKWVVLLQGDIVFATLAAAILIGLIAEWWSTRRNEPAIIYAISAAIPMVPGTYMYKSVQALLGIASLPATETGQALLITAGVSGVKAVMIVLALAFGIAAPLLLWPKRNST
- a CDS encoding DUF2845 domain-containing protein — its product is MKYAMVLCACLVSPMVAASLRCNQALIDVGDSMRRVEQYCGEPTEAQQYTMPLTYIDSRGYRRNGGEQVYTEWIYNFGPNRFMAKVRFIAGDVTQIHELGYGY
- a CDS encoding 5'-methylthioadenosine/adenosylhomocysteine nucleosidase: MSNSIKHRLGLVFAMVEEQQGLTQYLQDAHTQTVGNREYITGTLWGVPCVCVLSGIGKVAASSTVTSLIQQFGVSHIVLSGVAGAADHGLSVGDIVIADQLIQHDMNVSPMLPKFEIPRTGKSRFDSCSDLSTQLRSAAEHFLANEFAEKISSESQQQFALNRVNIVNGLIGSGDQFINDMQVLAGLKLELPDLLAVEMEGAAIAQVCDDYQIPFAIMRTISDEANDSAPLDFKLFIDEVAAQYSIGILRQFCAQWTNANR
- the queC gene encoding 7-cyano-7-deazaguanine synthase QueC, giving the protein MMKKKAVILLSGGLDSATCLAIAKAKGFDCYALSFDYGQRHNAELQAAARVAKALGAIEHRVIKIDLAGFGGSALTDANIAMPVDGIEVENEIPVTYVPARNTVLLSFALAWSEVLKADDIFIGVNAVDYSGYPDCRPEYISAFQAMARLATKVGVEGSSLNIHTPLIRWSKAEIVTEGQKLGVDYSLTVTCYQANDQGEACGVCDACRLRAAGFAAANMADPTRYAA
- a CDS encoding chloride channel protein, whose amino-acid sequence is MVFKRLLVKLYHLPSRSRTTIALWLGAAIVGLVAFLLASAADWAFAGFSAMQQKWWWWPLLSLPLGGMAIRWIMEHIGSGAQGSGIPQAQAALQLNHDVGQIERLLSLRIAVAKFIGIVLGLGSGFVLGREGPTVQIGASIMFACRKLLPIDDPVFRRQLILAGGAAGIAAAFNTPLAGIVFAFEELARSVEEKTSGKLLGAVILAGLVSLALQGDYVYFGKIHVPPFSYSILLPLVLIAVLAGLIGGAFSWLCVNVSTWMPPKIKDYRQYHPYYFIAACGFLIGLCGLIAPIYGSGAEITSEVIAGHTELAWYFLPLKFIGQLGTFLTGLPGGIFAPSLSLGAGIGSWFVPFFDPELKIKLIALGMVAALAAITRAPLTSAIILMEMTDGHDMVISIMISAMIASSVARIYKTNLYHDLAEQVLAGLSQAASAQTSQKEKSK
- the queE gene encoding 7-carboxy-7-deazaguanine synthase QueE → MRTTLRITEIFHSLQGETRRMGLPTVFVRLTGCPMRCGYCDSAYAFTGGKTVEIDVVMQQIRDFGCKTICVTGGEPLAQKAVHLLFQQLCDEGFDVSVETGGGQPIDTVDSRVSRVLDIKTPGSGEMHNMHWPNVDAVNQNDEIKFVLVDRADYEWARDKVRAEQLDLRAPVIFSPVWESLKPADLAQWVIDDRLPVRVQVQLHKILWGDKPGV
- the ybgF gene encoding tol-pal system protein YbgF; this translates as MTHFKKSLIALALLAWSAHSQAGLFDDNVARQQVLDLTNKVQTLQQQNQMRIDQLEAGNKQILNLVRQIELQKDELAKLNGQNEVLQFNLNEAIQRQKDLYIDLDNRLRAIEQGKAEIKAGQQANEQGSFDAAVALVQAKKFKDASAALNKFATEFPQSDKLPAAQYWLGTSYAMSKDYKSATTAFKNVIENAPTDPKAADALLGLASVAAAMGDKKTSRNYLITIIEQYPQSDAAVRAKKALMAPN
- the pal gene encoding peptidoglycan-associated lipoprotein Pal: MKKIALSIMMAALLGACSTTPPAAIVDPAAGNAGKDANSSEIKTIDTSKTSGKSMYPELTDPNNVLSQRRVYFDYDSYVVRPDFNEMVQAHAKFLLNHKDVKIILQGNTDNRGTAEYNLALGQKRAEAVNSMLKALGVPAGQIEAVSFGEERPLENGDTDEAWERNRRADIVYAGEQSQ